In one window of Bdellovibrio bacteriovorus W DNA:
- a CDS encoding uridine kinase (COG0572 Uridine kinase), producing the protein MQRPYIIGVAGGSGSGKTYFAKALLEKLGEEHCTLILQDNYYIDQSAKFDSDGGSVNFDHPDALDFSLLAQGLKTLKKNQTLHVPVYDFVTHSRLEKTILALPKPVIIVDGILILNSPEVRAELDASIFFDTPEALRFERRLARDVHERGRTPEGVLRQFELQVRPMHDLFVEPSKVYADRIVKDSGDFTGVLNSLSKDLMPYMQKMNSLNT; encoded by the coding sequence ATGCAAAGACCCTATATTATTGGTGTTGCTGGCGGCAGTGGTTCTGGAAAAACATATTTTGCGAAAGCTCTTTTAGAAAAGCTCGGCGAAGAGCACTGCACCCTCATCCTTCAGGATAACTACTACATCGATCAATCGGCTAAGTTTGATTCTGATGGTGGTTCTGTAAATTTCGATCACCCCGATGCTTTAGATTTTTCTTTACTAGCACAAGGTTTAAAAACACTTAAAAAAAATCAAACGCTGCACGTACCGGTCTATGATTTTGTCACGCACTCACGGCTTGAGAAAACCATCTTGGCTTTGCCAAAACCTGTTATCATTGTCGATGGTATTCTGATTCTCAACTCTCCAGAGGTTCGTGCTGAATTAGATGCTTCCATCTTTTTTGACACTCCGGAAGCTTTGAGATTTGAACGACGTCTTGCGAGAGATGTTCACGAGCGAGGGAGAACTCCCGAAGGAGTCTTGCGCCAGTTCGAATTACAAGTACGCCCTATGCACGATCTTTTCGTCGAACCTTCGAAAGTATATGCCGACAGGATTGTGAAAGACTCTGGTGACTTTACGGGAGTCTTGAATTCTTTAAGCAAGGACCTCATGCCCTATATGCAAAAAATGAATTCGTTGAACACTTAA
- a CDS encoding alkylphosphonate utilization operon protein (COG2824 Uncharacterized Zn-ribbon-containing protein involved in phosphonate metabolism) produces MSDTNNCPKCSSQYVYQDQNLWVCPECSHEWSVHKDGADDAASVVDDGTIKDANGNILQDGDSVIVIKDLKLKGSSGVIKGGTKVKSIRLTDAGDGHDIACKIDGFGAINLKSEFVRKA; encoded by the coding sequence ATGTCAGATACAAATAATTGCCCGAAATGTTCTTCACAGTATGTTTATCAGGACCAAAATCTATGGGTTTGTCCCGAGTGCTCCCATGAGTGGAGTGTCCACAAAGACGGCGCAGACGATGCTGCCTCTGTTGTTGATGATGGTACGATCAAAGACGCCAATGGCAATATCTTGCAAGACGGTGATTCTGTAATCGTGATTAAGGACCTCAAACTAAAGGGCTCTTCAGGAGTCATCAAAGGCGGCACTAAGGTAAAAAGCATTCGCCTTACCGATGCCGGAGATGGCCATGATATCGCCTGCAAAATTGATGGGTTTGGCGCGATCAATCTTAAATCTGAATTCGTTAGAAAAGCCTAA
- a CDS encoding solute carrier family 39 protein (COG0477 Permeases of the major facilitator superfamily) — protein MTEKRLSQEHPITTEIKLLLSRLLTRTGDQAWDFVVPFALLHVFPGKLQAAAFYYLVIKLGTLMLTSASGKWMDTTARKNVVRVGIGFQFIGVLFGIIFFLILDSVVHQSTEAAWQISLYFAGLCAAGIFASLGSHITDLAIGNDLVPALVPTTKLTWFNAWMRRIDLSTEVGAPILAGFIYVLNPTSWHHLLGLIVVALWNLISFVPEYGILRGILKVTPERSARAVTQEWKSLFKIDHRVATRSPLFWLLVSNTFLWFSVLSPHGVLLTAYLKEQVQMVESEISLFRALGALFGLISTLSFPFLVRRWGLLRSTFSHILLQGLSLCAGVLAFATHTKWGYVLFLASILVSRIGLYGFNNGEFEIRQRMVPEQIRGELNSLAVLMATTANLFIFLISSLIQESADFQYLVYISAFSVLCGSFAYLYWIRREPQTVQAIVSEG, from the coding sequence TTGACTGAGAAACGCCTGAGCCAGGAGCATCCCATCACAACAGAAATCAAGCTTTTACTTAGTCGGCTTTTGACTCGCACAGGAGATCAGGCCTGGGATTTTGTAGTTCCATTTGCCTTACTTCATGTCTTTCCAGGCAAGCTTCAGGCCGCTGCATTTTATTATCTAGTCATAAAGTTAGGGACTTTAATGTTAACCAGTGCCAGTGGGAAGTGGATGGATACGACGGCGCGAAAAAATGTCGTTCGCGTTGGGATTGGTTTTCAATTTATTGGAGTTCTTTTTGGAATCATTTTCTTTCTTATCTTAGATTCGGTAGTGCATCAGTCCACTGAGGCTGCTTGGCAGATCAGTTTATATTTTGCGGGATTGTGTGCGGCGGGAATTTTTGCTTCTTTGGGTTCACACATTACAGACCTTGCCATTGGCAATGACTTAGTCCCAGCGCTTGTTCCGACAACGAAGTTAACTTGGTTCAATGCGTGGATGAGGCGCATTGATTTATCCACAGAAGTTGGGGCTCCCATTCTAGCGGGGTTTATCTATGTCTTGAATCCAACTTCTTGGCATCATCTTCTAGGATTGATTGTGGTCGCTTTATGGAATCTTATTTCTTTCGTCCCTGAGTACGGAATCCTTCGAGGGATTTTAAAAGTAACGCCTGAGCGCAGTGCTCGCGCAGTGACACAGGAGTGGAAGAGCTTATTTAAGATTGATCATCGAGTCGCCACACGAAGTCCTTTGTTCTGGCTCTTGGTGAGTAATACCTTTTTATGGTTCTCTGTTCTAAGTCCCCATGGCGTATTATTAACGGCGTATTTGAAAGAACAAGTGCAAATGGTTGAATCGGAAATTAGTCTGTTCCGAGCACTGGGGGCGCTTTTCGGTTTGATTTCGACGTTGAGCTTTCCATTTCTAGTAAGGCGCTGGGGGCTTTTGAGAAGTACTTTTTCGCACATTCTTTTGCAGGGACTTTCGTTGTGCGCCGGAGTACTTGCCTTTGCGACCCATACCAAGTGGGGATATGTTCTGTTTCTAGCGTCTATTCTCGTTTCGCGTATTGGACTTTATGGTTTTAATAATGGTGAATTTGAGATTCGACAAAGAATGGTGCCTGAACAAATTCGCGGAGAACTCAATTCTCTAGCCGTACTAATGGCGACCACTGCGAATCTTTTTATTTTCTTAATCAGCAGCCTTATTCAAGAAAGTGCTGATTTTCAGTATCTAGTTTATATCTCAGCCTTCAGTGTACTTTGCGGAAGCTTTGCGTATCTCTATTGGATCAGAAGAGAGCCCCAAACTGTTCAAGCAATAGTCTCTGAGGGGTAG
- a CDS encoding putative globin (COG2346 Truncated hemoglobins), translating into MTDAKTAYEQLGGESVLRQITKRFYEIMDTLPEAQGVRQMHPRDLSGSEEKLFMFLSGWLGGPNLFVENHGHPRMRMRHFPFQIGKSERDQWMICMVQAFEDVGVAEPIRSELLHSLLRLADHMRNIKEEGES; encoded by the coding sequence ATGACAGACGCAAAGACCGCTTACGAACAACTGGGTGGAGAATCAGTCCTTCGCCAGATTACTAAACGCTTTTACGAGATTATGGATACTCTGCCTGAAGCTCAAGGAGTGCGCCAGATGCATCCTCGGGATTTAAGCGGTTCCGAAGAAAAGCTTTTCATGTTTTTATCAGGATGGTTGGGGGGACCGAATCTCTTCGTTGAAAATCACGGTCATCCCAGAATGCGTATGCGCCACTTTCCTTTTCAAATTGGAAAGTCAGAAAGAGATCAATGGATGATATGTATGGTTCAAGCTTTTGAGGACGTCGGGGTCGCAGAGCCGATTCGGAGCGAACTTCTTCATTCTCTTTTAAGACTTGCAGATCATATGCGAAACATAAAAGAAGAAGGGGAGTCCTAA
- a CDS encoding hypothetical protein (COG1404 Subtilisin-like serine proteases), whose amino-acid sequence MKKNSLKPRYWLSRSLKTFLATTILWGALPVGAFVELEDRKPLDFEGGQLSPFWAQEYIGADLVKEEMRKKTDLAFVPFSIFDAGFEKKYIKLLNDIEVDRATSGSRPMRGDHGTSVAALINGQGMMSVSENINYVQLRKVSPSIYYYSAVREVKEMTTKPWVISNSMGWTSPEVLPLAQEVDSLGVIWVMAAGNDHPQKIVEHERVAPVVSVGSYSPRGLQTLTSQESDQLDILAPADQYQASINGVGEHELFGETSGATPLVSGTIANIKSLLPAMTRQQVEYLLKRTAFRSFHALYSQENKTGLLNSYKAFKVAERLKDRCQLDSSCMAQEILKSDLYEFKMTLSERAKNLCESKEVLGEEDMKALRRAHLLSQSLQATRALGCAYRNEGYNINADYYFNLVLIQTNPSALQEKVQRLASEAVLKGYRESAALRDLEILDSRFEQALKKVLADKEESGIGKYRAGILLEAFSKTSKIRVPSKSSARGFSFVEK is encoded by the coding sequence ATGAAAAAGAACTCTCTAAAACCCCGCTATTGGCTCTCAAGATCACTAAAAACCTTCTTGGCCACTACCATTTTGTGGGGAGCACTTCCTGTGGGTGCTTTTGTTGAGCTTGAAGACCGAAAGCCTTTAGATTTTGAGGGTGGTCAGTTGTCGCCGTTTTGGGCGCAAGAGTATATCGGGGCAGATCTTGTGAAAGAGGAAATGCGCAAGAAAACAGACTTAGCCTTTGTCCCATTTTCCATTTTCGATGCAGGTTTTGAAAAGAAGTATATCAAGCTTCTAAATGACATTGAAGTGGATCGTGCCACTAGTGGCTCACGTCCTATGCGTGGAGACCATGGAACCAGTGTGGCTGCTTTGATTAATGGCCAAGGCATGATGTCAGTTTCTGAAAACATTAACTATGTTCAGTTGCGCAAAGTTTCTCCGTCAATTTATTACTATTCGGCAGTTCGAGAAGTTAAAGAGATGACGACTAAGCCGTGGGTTATCTCAAATTCGATGGGTTGGACCAGTCCCGAAGTTTTGCCTCTGGCTCAGGAAGTTGACTCCCTTGGAGTCATCTGGGTGATGGCGGCTGGGAACGATCATCCTCAAAAAATTGTCGAACATGAAAGAGTAGCCCCCGTGGTAAGTGTCGGGTCCTATTCGCCGCGTGGCTTGCAAACGCTGACTTCGCAAGAGTCAGATCAATTAGACATTCTTGCTCCGGCGGATCAGTACCAAGCCTCTATCAACGGCGTTGGCGAGCATGAGCTTTTTGGTGAAACCAGTGGAGCAACACCTTTGGTGTCGGGCACCATTGCAAATATTAAATCTCTTTTGCCGGCAATGACTCGACAGCAAGTAGAGTATCTTCTTAAGAGAACGGCCTTTCGATCATTTCATGCTTTATATTCTCAGGAAAACAAAACAGGACTTTTAAACTCTTATAAAGCTTTTAAGGTGGCAGAGCGTTTAAAGGATCGTTGCCAATTGGATTCTTCGTGTATGGCTCAAGAAATTCTTAAATCTGATCTCTATGAATTTAAAATGACTCTGTCAGAAAGAGCGAAAAATCTTTGTGAATCAAAAGAGGTTTTAGGTGAAGAAGATATGAAGGCCTTGCGTAGGGCTCACCTTTTAAGCCAAAGCCTTCAAGCTACCCGAGCCTTGGGCTGTGCCTATCGCAACGAGGGGTATAACATCAATGCTGATTATTATTTTAACTTAGTGCTTATTCAAACAAACCCTTCTGCTCTTCAAGAGAAGGTTCAAAGGTTAGCAAGTGAAGCGGTTCTAAAAGGCTATCGTGAGAGTGCCGCGCTGAGAGATTTAGAAATTCTAGACTCGCGATTTGAACAAGCTCTAAAAAAAGTTCTAGCAGATAAAGAGGAATCGGGTATTGGTAAGTACCGCGCGGGGATTTTGCTAGAAGCCTTTAGTAAAACCTCTAAAATTCGCGTCCCATCTAAGAGTTCTGCTCGTGGATTCTCATTCGTTGAGAAATAA
- a CDS encoding SM-20-related protein (COG3751 Predicted proline hydroxylase), which yields MIIPGVELLLQELAEKGWVAVSNIFPANLVEALAQECLQLQSLGALQAASIGVQGKSINSHIRGDSTYWLEENSLSPDQKIFFAYLKALQEQLNQAFFIGIQRVESHFAIYPPSARYAKHLDTPPGQQNRKITFVLYLNRQWQSSCGGQLSLFKPEASDELLTQIEPRFGSFVLFRSDLFPHQVEVCGCDRLSLTGWFRSDGAVF from the coding sequence ATGATCATCCCAGGGGTCGAACTGCTACTCCAAGAACTGGCTGAAAAAGGCTGGGTGGCGGTTTCAAATATATTCCCGGCAAATCTTGTCGAGGCCCTCGCCCAAGAGTGTCTCCAACTCCAATCTCTAGGAGCGCTACAAGCGGCTTCGATTGGAGTTCAAGGTAAAAGTATCAATAGTCATATCCGCGGCGACTCTACCTACTGGCTCGAAGAGAATAGCCTTTCCCCTGATCAAAAAATATTTTTTGCATACCTCAAGGCGCTTCAAGAACAACTCAATCAAGCCTTCTTCATCGGCATTCAAAGAGTAGAATCGCATTTCGCTATCTATCCCCCCTCTGCGCGCTATGCAAAACACCTCGACACACCCCCAGGTCAACAAAATCGAAAAATCACCTTTGTCCTTTATCTCAACCGCCAATGGCAAAGTTCTTGTGGCGGTCAGCTCAGTCTTTTTAAACCAGAAGCTAGCGATGAACTTCTCACCCAAATCGAACCTCGGTTCGGAAGTTTCGTACTTTTTAGAAGTGACCTCTTCCCCCATCAAGTCGAAGTCTGCGGCTGCGATCGATTGAGCCTGACGGGCTGGTTTCGCAGTGATGGGGCCGTTTTTTAA
- a CDS encoding nitrite reductase AniA/Msp78 (COG2132 Putative multicopper oxidases), translating to MGLSKQRLHQKMIYAGVLCVALASCTQKNDAEPTSKDTWKSQSADVAKSPIDLEKLPTIEHKILAPPHAPEPINRKTPARVKVHLEVREQVSELADGVRYTFWTFGGTVPGPMLRIREGDYVDFTLSNHPDSKVPHNIDLHAVTGTGGGAEGSFTAPGHSSTFSFRALNPGLYIYHCATAPVGMHIANGMYGLILVEPSEGLPKVDKEFYIVQGDFYTKGKFGERGLQAFDMDKAIREEADYVVFNGRVGALTDEKALQADVGDVVRVFFGNGGPNLSSSFHLIGEIFDRVYGEGGSKINQKNVQTTAVPPGGAALVEFKVDTPGHYTLVDHAIFRAFNKGALGAIRVAGDNNPKIYTGKTSDRVYLPEGQNIKPISQDEHKDPAAGDSFEARMRVGKIVYNQNCLACHQESGMGIPNAFPPLAKSDYLMADRKRAIRLVKNGLEGPITVNGKLYNSAMPALGLSDDDIANVVTYIMNSFGNKADMVTQDEVKKALK from the coding sequence ATGGGATTATCAAAACAGAGATTGCATCAAAAGATGATTTACGCGGGAGTGCTCTGTGTTGCATTGGCAAGTTGTACTCAGAAAAACGACGCGGAACCTACATCAAAAGATACTTGGAAGTCTCAATCGGCAGATGTTGCAAAATCGCCAATTGATCTTGAAAAACTACCTACGATTGAGCATAAAATTCTGGCCCCACCGCATGCTCCAGAACCAATAAATAGAAAAACTCCTGCTCGGGTGAAGGTTCACCTAGAAGTGCGTGAGCAAGTTAGTGAGCTAGCTGATGGTGTTCGTTATACTTTTTGGACATTTGGAGGAACTGTTCCGGGACCGATGTTGCGTATTCGTGAAGGCGATTACGTGGACTTCACCCTTTCGAATCATCCAGATAGTAAAGTGCCGCATAATATCGACCTACATGCCGTGACTGGAACTGGGGGAGGCGCTGAAGGGTCTTTCACGGCTCCAGGGCATTCTTCGACGTTCTCTTTTCGAGCATTGAATCCGGGGTTGTATATCTATCACTGTGCAACAGCTCCGGTGGGTATGCATATTGCGAATGGTATGTACGGATTGATTTTGGTAGAGCCATCTGAGGGACTTCCAAAGGTCGATAAAGAATTCTATATCGTCCAAGGTGACTTCTACACGAAAGGTAAATTTGGAGAGCGTGGTTTGCAAGCTTTTGACATGGACAAGGCTATCCGCGAAGAGGCTGACTATGTTGTCTTTAACGGTCGCGTCGGTGCTTTAACAGATGAGAAAGCATTACAAGCAGATGTCGGTGATGTTGTTCGAGTTTTCTTTGGTAATGGTGGGCCAAACTTAAGTTCATCATTCCATTTAATTGGCGAGATCTTTGACCGTGTCTATGGCGAAGGTGGAAGTAAGATCAACCAGAAGAACGTACAAACAACGGCGGTTCCTCCAGGTGGGGCAGCTCTTGTAGAGTTTAAGGTCGATACTCCGGGACATTATACTTTAGTGGACCACGCCATCTTCCGAGCTTTCAATAAAGGAGCTTTAGGTGCGATTCGCGTTGCAGGGGATAATAATCCAAAAATCTACACTGGAAAAACGAGTGATCGTGTTTATCTGCCAGAGGGGCAAAACATTAAGCCTATCTCTCAGGATGAACACAAAGATCCGGCAGCGGGAGATTCATTTGAAGCCAGAATGCGCGTCGGTAAGATTGTTTACAATCAGAACTGTTTAGCGTGTCACCAAGAAAGTGGAATGGGAATTCCGAATGCCTTCCCGCCATTGGCCAAATCAGACTACCTAATGGCGGACCGCAAACGTGCAATACGCTTGGTAAAAAATGGTCTGGAGGGACCGATCACTGTGAATGGAAAATTGTATAACAGTGCAATGCCAGCTCTAGGCTTATCTGATGACGATATTGCAAACGTAGTGACTTATATCATGAATAGCTTTGGAAATAAGGCGGATATGGTCACTCAAGATGAAGTTAAAAAGGCCTTGAAGTGA
- a CDS encoding hypothetical protein (COG1262 Uncharacterized conserved protein), whose amino-acid sequence MVPSGYLNPVFKDQGEEKIRVERLWVDKTPVTNAEFLKFVQKHPQWQKGKAKKLYVDEGYLKHWPKTAEFIVEEADEPVVNVSWFAAREYCFSQGKRLPSTSEWEYFSQTTTPEYEEKALQWYSKAKESLRAVGKGNPNKFGLYDTHSLVWEWVEDFNSVFMTADSRQGFEKDMFCAGAAVGAKDPSKYASFVRYAMRASLKGKSTSSRLGFRCVKERN is encoded by the coding sequence ATGGTTCCCTCAGGCTATTTGAATCCGGTCTTTAAAGATCAAGGAGAAGAAAAGATTCGCGTTGAAAGACTTTGGGTTGATAAAACTCCTGTTACAAATGCTGAGTTTTTAAAATTTGTTCAGAAGCATCCACAATGGCAAAAAGGGAAGGCTAAGAAGCTTTATGTGGATGAGGGATACTTAAAGCACTGGCCGAAAACTGCAGAGTTTATTGTTGAGGAAGCCGATGAGCCCGTTGTGAATGTGTCATGGTTTGCGGCTCGTGAATATTGCTTTTCTCAAGGTAAGAGATTGCCCTCAACCTCCGAGTGGGAGTATTTCTCTCAGACCACGACTCCAGAATACGAGGAGAAAGCTTTGCAGTGGTACTCTAAAGCAAAAGAAAGTTTAAGAGCAGTTGGTAAAGGCAATCCTAACAAGTTTGGGCTTTATGACACTCACTCTCTAGTCTGGGAATGGGTCGAAGACTTTAACAGTGTCTTTATGACGGCGGATTCTCGGCAAGGATTTGAAAAAGATATGTTCTGTGCAGGAGCCGCTGTGGGGGCTAAAGATCCATCCAAGTACGCAAGCTTCGTTCGCTATGCAATGCGTGCAAGCTTAAAAGGGAAATCGACGAGTTCTCGTTTGGGTTTTCGCTGTGTGAAAGAAAGGAATTAA
- a CDS encoding globin (COG2346 Truncated hemoglobins), whose translation MVSPQDKIIVNGVEFTHWDIFIVIEDFYRKVEKDPELSIPFQSVHDWPEHIQRLTHFWWIRFGGTPYMFTHYNPVHKHFHAGFNDQLLERWLGLFKETLSERLKPQQIQLWGMVVEKMGESLSFRNELLKQENQKT comes from the coding sequence ATGGTTTCACCTCAAGATAAGATCATTGTGAATGGAGTTGAATTTACTCATTGGGATATTTTTATTGTGATCGAAGACTTCTATCGCAAGGTTGAAAAAGATCCTGAGTTATCTATTCCTTTTCAGTCGGTCCACGACTGGCCTGAACATATTCAAAGGTTGACGCACTTTTGGTGGATTCGTTTCGGCGGAACACCTTATATGTTCACGCATTACAACCCAGTCCATAAGCATTTTCATGCAGGATTTAATGATCAACTTTTAGAGAGATGGTTAGGACTGTTTAAAGAGACTCTCTCAGAGCGACTGAAACCTCAGCAGATTCAGTTATGGGGAATGGTGGTTGAAAAAATGGGAGAATCCCTGTCATTTCGCAATGAGTTGCTAAAGCAAGAAAATCAAAAAACTTGA
- a CDS encoding transcription regulator (COG0664 cAMP-binding proteins - catabolite gene activator and regulatory subunit of cAMP-dependent protein kinases), which produces MTKIQIDKCPICSSQEEKVTDIIIPLIRSLKFKKNSVLLEQGESLNGFYLIHKGKVKISKVSPLGKEVILGFLGPGKTFGEASLFNSETSSDLLTITENSEIYFIPKEDFQKILQHRPELYHSVIASIVKWMDQLNSVIENIGVSSAKERVVKFLIGLQKDQQSDILELKEKKHEVAMMLGLRPETFSRTLAELEEEGLLKLDHRKIKVLQTLSSFL; this is translated from the coding sequence ATGACCAAGATTCAAATCGACAAGTGCCCCATCTGCTCTAGCCAAGAAGAAAAAGTCACTGATATTATTATTCCTCTTATTCGCAGTCTAAAGTTTAAGAAAAACAGCGTACTCTTAGAGCAGGGCGAATCTTTAAATGGCTTTTATCTGATTCATAAAGGAAAAGTTAAAATTTCTAAAGTTTCGCCATTAGGTAAAGAAGTCATTTTGGGCTTCTTAGGCCCAGGAAAAACTTTCGGTGAAGCCAGTCTTTTCAATTCTGAAACGTCTTCTGATCTTTTGACTATAACAGAGAATTCTGAAATTTACTTTATTCCTAAAGAAGACTTTCAAAAAATTCTCCAACACCGCCCTGAACTCTATCATTCCGTCATCGCTTCCATTGTTAAATGGATGGATCAGCTAAATTCAGTGATTGAAAATATCGGCGTCAGTTCAGCCAAAGAAAGAGTCGTTAAATTTCTAATAGGCCTTCAAAAAGATCAGCAGAGCGACATTCTAGAGCTCAAAGAGAAAAAGCACGAGGTGGCCATGATGTTAGGCCTTCGTCCCGAAACCTTTTCACGAACGCTTGCAGAGCTTGAAGAAGAAGGCTTACTAAAATTAGATCATCGTAAGATCAAAGTTCTTCAAACTCTTTCTAGCTTTCTTTAG
- a CDS encoding hypothetical protein (COG1999 Uncharacterized protein SCO1/SenC/PrrC, involved in biogenesis of respiratory and photosynthetic systems) translates to MLIQLLFQMSLAEVNHNHHDHHEELEPQKSAYEETLFGISGDWENQEGKSFKLHDLSGKPHLFAMLYTRCQTACPILVEDVKKVVTSLPQDQQGIEVVLFSIDSESETMESLADFYKSKKMPSSWTVARSNSKDVATLAAVLGVNFKRLPDGEYVHSNSIFFIDSKGNLVAQQDGLNKVDSQFIKKIQSSLVPAAKPNFFEKTKQYFKNLFGGSKEHHHG, encoded by the coding sequence ATGTTAATACAACTTCTGTTTCAAATGAGTTTGGCTGAAGTCAATCATAACCATCATGATCATCACGAAGAGCTAGAGCCGCAAAAAAGTGCCTATGAAGAAACGCTATTTGGTATTAGCGGAGATTGGGAAAACCAAGAAGGCAAGAGTTTCAAACTTCATGATCTTTCTGGCAAACCTCATCTATTTGCGATGCTATATACTCGCTGCCAAACGGCTTGTCCTATTTTAGTAGAAGATGTGAAGAAGGTTGTGACTTCGCTACCTCAAGATCAGCAAGGCATTGAAGTCGTACTATTCTCTATAGATTCTGAATCGGAAACCATGGAAAGTCTGGCCGATTTTTATAAGTCTAAGAAAATGCCTTCTTCATGGACTGTGGCTAGGTCAAACTCAAAGGACGTAGCAACCTTAGCGGCGGTTCTAGGAGTGAACTTCAAACGTTTGCCAGATGGAGAGTATGTTCATTCCAATTCTATCTTTTTTATAGATTCAAAAGGAAATTTGGTTGCTCAACAAGATGGGTTGAATAAGGTTGATTCTCAATTTATAAAAAAGATTCAGTCTTCGTTGGTTCCAGCTGCAAAGCCGAACTTTTTTGAAAAAACCAAACAGTACTTTAAGAATCTCTTCGGTGGTTCTAAAGAGCACCATCATGGATAA
- a CDS encoding hypothetical protein (COG4309 Uncharacterized conserved protein) gives MSEQRIHLDQMAPQERELFFRRQSDDLEPGEEMVILFKEDPALLLKSFMEQESERFSYEMEKTGTQEWKVKIKRKKESCCGFCGGE, from the coding sequence ATGTCTGAACAAAGAATCCACTTAGATCAAATGGCCCCACAAGAAAGAGAATTGTTTTTCCGTCGCCAGTCTGACGATTTAGAACCTGGTGAGGAAATGGTGATTCTTTTCAAAGAAGATCCTGCGTTACTTCTGAAATCATTCATGGAACAAGAATCAGAACGATTTAGCTATGAGATGGAAAAAACAGGCACGCAGGAGTGGAAGGTGAAGATCAAAAGAAAAAAAGAAAGCTGCTGTGGATTTTGTGGCGGCGAATAG